The nucleotide sequence GGGCGGTCGCAAATCGCCAGCAGGAAGCACGGCGAAAGTACGTTGATGCAACCGCGCGCCACTGCGGGATGGTCCTCGGGCAAGCCGGTTACTTCACTGACGATCCCTTTCAGAACCGACATCTTCTGAGCGAGATCTTTGTTGTGAGCCGATTGATCCGTCACAGTCGGCGCAGCAAATTCCCGTATCAAAACTCGCAGCCTCCACGATGAGGCTGCCGGGCTGGTCATCGCCTGGATGAACAGCCTGAGAAACGCTTTGAGCTTGGCCTCGGCATCAGGTTGCCCGTCGACCGCAGCACGTAAATCAGCAGAACTGATGCGCAGGATGCCCGCCTCTTCCAGCACGGCAGCGTAAAGTCCTTCAATTCCCCCAAAATGGTAATTCACCGCAGCGATGTTAGTGCCAGCCTTTAACGTGATTTCTTTGCTGGTCGTGCGGTCAAAGCCCTTCTCCGCGAAGATTTGCCCCGCCACCTCCAGTAACAATTCTCGTGTATTCGCACTGTCGGAACTCGGCTTGTGCTGCGGGGATTTCTGAGAGGACTTCTTCATTCAGTTCTCGCAATCGCTTGGGCCATTACCGAATCGGGATTCGCAGAAACAACAGAGCAGGCGAGTCTCTCTCTGCCCGATTACCGCAAATCTTAACACAATCGCTTCCACTACCGAAACAACTAAATTCAAATTTGAATTTGACAGAAATCCACACTCTGCCTATGCTCCTGTGACATCACGCGCACCGCCGCGCGCAGGGAAAGTCATTCACTGCCCGATCACGTCCAGGGCGCAGTTTCATGCAGATAATCCGTTCGAAATTCAATGGCATCGCTAGTGCGACGGCCTGGTCAGAGTCGTTACTCCTTCCTCGACGTGCTGAACCCTTTCGGGGCAACGAAAATCTGCCGTAGCCGTCATCGATACATCTTTCGCTCAAGCCACCGACCAAATCTCGCAGTCCCACAAACAGGGAGTCTCATATGAATGGGCAACCGCTCTTCAGGCGAGCGCGCATTCGTTTTCCAATTCCGTTGGGTACGAGCGTCCTGCTGCTTACGACCTTGTGCAGCAGTCCGTTCGGCCTGCCGACTCTTCTGGCACAGTCCCCGCCTCCGCTTTACGACCCATCGCGACAGGCCCCTCTTGACGAAGCCACGTTTCCTGAACGAGATCGCGATGGGATGGATTCGTCGGTATTTGCCGAGAATGCGGATGTGCCGTCCGTACCCCCGTCTGTATTGCCATCTCAACCCGCAACGGAATGGAGCTGGAAGTTTCTGCCGCAGGGATTTCTGTACCACACTTACTGGGCCAGTACGGCGGAACCACGGCTCTCCACACGCGCCGTCAGTGACTCAGGAGGCCACAACTCTCTCGACTCACAGATCGGCGGTCGTTTCGGCATTGTGCGATTTGGCAACCCCAATGCAGATGAGGGATTCCAGCTTGATCTTCTCGGAGGAGCGAATCTCAGACAGAACACGGACACGGATGACTGGGACATGACGGGGACCGATTATCGATACGACATTCCATTGGCCTATCGGCGCGGACGTCATGCCTGGAAATTCGGATTCTATCATGTCAGTTCTCACATGGGTGATGAATTCCTGAAGTTTCATCCCTCAGTCTCGCGAATTGACTATTTCCGTAACTCGTTCTATCTCGGCTACTCATACTATGTTGTTCCCGAGTTCCGATTGTATGGAGAAATCGACTACGCCGTGCGGTCCGACTTTGCTGAACCATTGCACCTTCAGGTAGGGTTTGATTGGGGTCCCGTACGTCCGACCGGCGTTCAAGGTGCTCCGTTTCTGGCAGTAAACGGACACCTTCGCGAAGAACTTGATTATAGCGGGAATGTCAGTATCCAGGCGGGATGGGCGTGGAAAGGGGAAGGCCGGACGGCCGGAACCTTACGAACGGGCCTGCATTACTATAACGGCGGCAGCCCTCAGTACTCCTTCTATCGTGAAAACGAACAGCAAATCGGCTGCGGATTATGGTACGATTTCTAGTCGAGAACAAATCCGTGACCCCATCGCAACATCGCTCCACTCGTCCTTCCGACAGTCCTCTTTGCCCCCCGCGTTTGAAAAGTGGACGATGTTTGCTGAGGCGAGGCTGATTGCTTTGAAGAAAGTTTTCAGCGGACGGGTTGCAAACGATGGACGGCGTTAATCCGCCCTTGATCGGTCGGACCTGATCAAAAGGTCGAACTCGATCGGGAAGTCACTTAGCGCCCATTGCCGACCACACCCGATAGCGACTACAACGCCAATTGTGAGCCGCTGCCTGCCTGACAGGACCGTCACTCGGATCGCGGCTTCGAGTGGTCCCACCATAAACTTCAGGTGTGGGCCGCATGTGCTGCTGGCGAACATCGAAAGCTGTGAGGTCCCTCTCCACGCGGCCGAAAGATCAACTCGTCGGTTCTCCGATGCGGATGGGGGTGTTCGACCGTGAATGAACGAGTGCAGCAGAGCCCAAGCCCGATCTATTCGACAGGGGCGCTTGTCGTGTCGCTGCGTGATGTCGTCGGCCAAGATGGGCAGACGGTTCATCCACGCGGGGCGGTCGGTATCATTGTTCGTTCTCCAGGAGACCTCGATCCCACTTGTCGAGTTCGGTTTCACGACGGATTTGAAGCAGCATTGCACCGAGCCGAGATGGTACTGCTGGCGCAGTACAAAGAAAGCGAATCCGGTGAAATACAGATCTCTTCGACTCGCGGCAATCTCTATGATCGAGTGATCCTTCGCTGTGTGATCGGCTCACGCGCCTATGGACTCGCCGATGATCAATCGGACACGGATTACCGGGGCATCTTCCTGCCCCCGGCCGTATCGCACTGGTCGCTGCATGGCGTGCCGGAACAGCTTGAATGCCAAGAGACGCAA is from Schlesneria sp. DSM 10557 and encodes:
- a CDS encoding DUF1207 domain-containing protein, coding for MNGQPLFRRARIRFPIPLGTSVLLLTTLCSSPFGLPTLLAQSPPPLYDPSRQAPLDEATFPERDRDGMDSSVFAENADVPSVPPSVLPSQPATEWSWKFLPQGFLYHTYWASTAEPRLSTRAVSDSGGHNSLDSQIGGRFGIVRFGNPNADEGFQLDLLGGANLRQNTDTDDWDMTGTDYRYDIPLAYRRGRHAWKFGFYHVSSHMGDEFLKFHPSVSRIDYFRNSFYLGYSYYVVPEFRLYGEIDYAVRSDFAEPLHLQVGFDWGPVRPTGVQGAPFLAVNGHLREELDYSGNVSIQAGWAWKGEGRTAGTLRTGLHYYNGGSPQYSFYRENEQQIGCGLWYDF
- a CDS encoding TetR/AcrR family transcriptional regulator, coding for MKKSSQKSPQHKPSSDSANTRELLLEVAGQIFAEKGFDRTTSKEITLKAGTNIAAVNYHFGGIEGLYAAVLEEAGILRISSADLRAAVDGQPDAEAKLKAFLRLFIQAMTSPAASSWRLRVLIREFAAPTVTDQSAHNKDLAQKMSVLKGIVSEVTGLPEDHPAVARGCINVLSPCFLLAICDRPTLKRAYPQFGLQPEDAPALIQHMALFALAGLAAVARDAS